The proteins below are encoded in one region of Arenibacter algicola:
- a CDS encoding DUF423 domain-containing protein, translating into MVLIAHVMGSLYGLLAVVFGAFGAHALKKTLNEQQLKSFETGVKYQMYHAILLLILGFNLNLETALERYMIYSFIIGIFLFSFSIYGLSISAAKGKKIGFLGPITPLGGLLLVIGWALLLYSFIQNLV; encoded by the coding sequence ATGGTACTTATAGCTCATGTAATGGGTTCCCTTTACGGACTTTTAGCGGTGGTTTTTGGCGCTTTTGGGGCGCACGCACTAAAAAAGACTTTAAATGAACAGCAGTTAAAGAGTTTTGAAACAGGGGTAAAGTATCAAATGTACCATGCCATTTTGTTGCTGATTTTAGGATTTAATCTTAATCTGGAAACTGCCTTGGAACGTTATATGATTTATAGTTTTATTATCGGGATATTTCTTTTTTCCTTTAGTATTTACGGTCTTTCCATTAGTGCGGCGAAGGGGAAGAAAATAGGGTTTCTAGGGCCAATTACACCACTGGGCGGCTTGTTATTGGTAATAGGATGGGCATTATTGCTCTATTCCTTTATACAAAATTTAGTGTAG
- the feoB gene encoding ferrous iron transport protein B, translating to MSKQIKVALIGNPNTGKTSVFNQLTGLKQKVGNYPGITVEKKEGVCKLPRGVKAHILDLPGTYSLNTTSLDESVVVELLLNKNDKDFPDVAVVISDVENLKRNLLLFTQIKDLKIPVILVINMADRMSRTGISLDIELLEEKLDTKIALVSTRKGTGIERIKELIADYKNLSITPNVDTTVIAPEYFEKLKATFPKEDLYKLWLVITQDVNFMPIEKNPITIAASFATKSKSELKRLQQKETILRYQFINGILKQAYKVDINAAKGLRATLDKVLTHKIFGYLIFFVILLTIFQAIYDWSSYPMDFIDESFASASEWVKDTLPPGVFTNLIAEGILAGIGGIVIFIPQIAFLFLFIALLEESGYMSRVVFLMDKLMRPFGLSGKSVVPLISGTACAIPAIMATRTIENWKERLITILVTPFTTCSARLPVYLIIIALVIPEGRFLGLSYQALTLMLLYLMGFGAAILSAMILNKIMKIKSKTFFVMEMPNYKLPLVKNVVYTVWEKTKSFVLGAGKIILAISIILWFLGSNGFSDDFENAENIVTEQIQNQGFSDFNKSNIESTMASYKLALQDNINNKVYSLDQAAISDSLKTKEMALNEKATNQEIASYKLENSYMGYMGKAIEPVVRPLGYDWKIGIAVLTSFAAREVFVGTLATIYSVGSDEEDTIKNRMAAEMDPKTKKPLFNLASGISLLLFYAFAMQCMSTLAIVKRETNTWKWPAAQLVFMSLFAYIVALIAYQIIK from the coding sequence ATGAGCAAACAGATCAAGGTTGCGCTTATAGGCAATCCCAATACCGGTAAAACTTCGGTCTTTAACCAACTTACAGGATTAAAACAAAAAGTAGGGAACTACCCCGGGATTACCGTTGAAAAAAAAGAAGGGGTCTGTAAATTGCCCAGGGGCGTAAAGGCCCATATTCTGGATTTACCAGGAACCTATAGCCTTAATACCACTTCCTTGGACGAGAGTGTGGTGGTAGAACTTTTGCTCAACAAAAACGACAAGGATTTTCCGGATGTTGCCGTCGTCATAAGCGATGTTGAAAACCTTAAAAGAAATCTTCTTCTCTTTACACAGATCAAGGATCTTAAAATTCCGGTGATCTTGGTCATCAATATGGCAGATCGTATGTCCAGGACGGGAATCTCATTGGACATTGAATTGTTGGAAGAAAAACTGGATACCAAAATTGCCTTGGTAAGTACCAGAAAAGGTACGGGTATAGAACGGATCAAGGAATTGATCGCCGATTATAAAAATCTATCCATTACCCCCAATGTAGACACTACGGTAATTGCGCCCGAGTATTTTGAAAAACTTAAGGCCACTTTCCCCAAAGAAGATCTTTACAAACTATGGCTGGTAATTACACAGGATGTCAATTTTATGCCCATAGAAAAGAATCCGATTACCATTGCCGCTTCCTTTGCCACCAAATCCAAATCCGAATTAAAGCGACTTCAGCAAAAGGAAACCATACTTAGGTATCAATTTATAAATGGCATCCTAAAACAGGCCTACAAGGTAGATATTAATGCTGCCAAGGGACTCAGAGCTACCCTGGACAAGGTGTTGACCCATAAAATATTCGGATACCTTATCTTTTTTGTCATCCTGCTGACTATTTTTCAAGCCATATACGACTGGAGCAGTTATCCAATGGATTTTATTGATGAATCCTTTGCCTCTGCCAGTGAATGGGTCAAGGATACTTTGCCACCCGGAGTATTTACCAATTTGATAGCGGAAGGAATTCTCGCGGGCATAGGAGGAATCGTAATTTTTATTCCCCAAATAGCATTTTTATTCCTTTTCATTGCCCTCTTGGAAGAATCTGGCTATATGAGCCGGGTTGTTTTTTTAATGGATAAATTAATGCGTCCCTTTGGTTTAAGCGGCAAAAGTGTAGTGCCCTTAATTTCTGGAACGGCCTGTGCAATTCCTGCCATCATGGCCACAAGGACCATTGAAAATTGGAAGGAGCGACTTATAACCATTTTGGTTACCCCCTTTACCACTTGTTCTGCCCGTTTACCGGTTTATTTGATCATTATTGCCCTGGTAATCCCGGAAGGAAGATTTTTGGGCCTAAGCTATCAGGCACTGACCTTAATGCTCCTTTATCTTATGGGGTTTGGGGCAGCAATACTTTCCGCCATGATCTTGAACAAAATCATGAAGATCAAGAGCAAGACCTTTTTTGTCATGGAAATGCCCAATTACAAGTTACCACTCGTCAAGAATGTGGTGTACACGGTTTGGGAAAAGACTAAAAGTTTTGTACTGGGTGCCGGTAAAATTATATTGGCCATCTCCATAATACTATGGTTTTTGGGCTCCAATGGCTTTTCCGATGATTTTGAAAATGCAGAGAACATCGTTACTGAACAGATACAAAATCAAGGATTTTCAGATTTCAACAAATCCAATATAGAAAGCACAATGGCCAGTTATAAATTGGCATTACAGGATAATATTAACAATAAAGTATATAGCTTGGACCAAGCAGCCATAAGCGACTCGCTAAAAACCAAGGAAATGGCTCTAAACGAAAAGGCCACGAACCAGGAAATTGCAAGCTACAAACTGGAAAATTCCTATATGGGATATATGGGGAAGGCCATAGAACCCGTTGTACGCCCCTTGGGATATGATTGGAAAATTGGTATAGCAGTACTTACTTCCTTCGCCGCAAGAGAGGTTTTTGTAGGTACCTTGGCTACTATATATAGTGTGGGCAGCGATGAAGAGGACACCATAAAGAACAGAATGGCTGCCGAAATGGATCCCAAAACAAAAAAACCATTATTTAATCTGGCCTCGGGGATATCCTTATTGCTTTTCTATGCCTTTGCCATGCAATGTATGAGTACATTGGCCATAGTAAAAAGGGAGACCAACACTTGGAAATGGCCTGCTGCACAGCTAGTTTTTATGAGTCTTTTTGCGTATATTGTAGCATTGATAGCCTACCAGATCATAAAGTAA
- a CDS encoding ZIP family metal transporter — protein MREVIDYFEAIDPILAAFYATLFTWGLTALGAALVFFFKTMNRAVLDGMLGFTGGVMVAASFWSLLAPGIEMSPGEGFVKVIPAAVGFLLGALFLFGLDKVLPHLHINFKENEKEGIKTPWHKTTLLTLAITLHNIPEGLAVGVLFGGVAAGFDGATIGGAVALALGIGLQNFPEGFAVAMPLRRQGISRRKSFMFGQASALVEPIAAVLGAWAVLTFQPILPYALSFAAGAMIFVVVEEVIPETQQDKYTDIATMGFIGGFIIMMALDVGLS, from the coding sequence ATGAGGGAGGTTATTGATTATTTTGAAGCAATAGACCCTATTTTGGCCGCATTTTACGCCACCTTATTTACTTGGGGATTAACAGCTCTGGGAGCTGCCCTGGTCTTCTTTTTTAAGACCATGAACCGTGCGGTGTTGGACGGGATGTTGGGCTTTACCGGAGGTGTCATGGTAGCCGCCAGTTTTTGGAGTCTTTTGGCACCGGGAATAGAAATGAGCCCGGGGGAGGGATTTGTAAAAGTAATTCCGGCTGCAGTTGGATTTTTATTGGGGGCATTATTTCTTTTTGGCTTGGATAAGGTCTTGCCGCATTTGCATATCAATTTTAAGGAAAATGAAAAGGAAGGTATAAAAACACCATGGCATAAAACTACCTTATTGACTTTGGCGATTACCTTGCACAATATTCCAGAGGGACTTGCCGTTGGGGTATTGTTCGGGGGTGTGGCCGCAGGATTTGATGGGGCCACAATTGGAGGGGCCGTGGCTTTGGCCCTGGGAATAGGGCTCCAAAATTTCCCCGAAGGTTTTGCTGTTGCCATGCCATTAAGAAGGCAAGGGATAAGTAGAAGAAAGAGTTTTATGTTTGGTCAGGCCTCGGCTTTGGTAGAACCTATTGCCGCAGTATTGGGGGCTTGGGCAGTTCTTACGTTTCAGCCCATTTTACCCTATGCACTCTCCTTTGCGGCCGGTGCAATGATATTTGTGGTGGTGGAAGAGGTAATTCCGGAGACGCAACAGGATAAGTATACGGACATTGCCACCATGGGATTTATAGGAGGTTTTATAATTATGATGGCATTGGATGTGGGACTTAGCTGA
- a CDS encoding lycopene cyclase family protein has protein sequence MATYDYIIIGAGASGLLLANALGNDSFFSEKSILLLDKNLDKPNDRTWCFWEKGKGEFDPILHKTWDHILVADDTYSKRMPIYPYSYKMIRAENFYQAYRTKINSHDNITFLEGNVVRIEERDNEIIVDTDSHTYIGKKVFNSIFDYKPLLQQKKYPVLQQHFIGWFIKCDKPVFDSQQATFMDFSIPQKGNTRFMYVLPFSETEALVEYTLFSKNLLPTQEYEEAIKDYLKDNLDCNHYQILEKEKGNIPMSCYNFNTHNSKNLMHIGVAGGWAKPSSGYTFMRTHQKTKNLIPFLKENRPLNTFFKKDRFWFYDLLLLDILFRNNKKGRLIFGQLFKNRTPQKIFAFLDEKSTFRQDLNIIMACPKKEFVQAFIRRIFLI, from the coding sequence ATGGCCACATACGATTATATTATTATTGGTGCCGGAGCCTCCGGTCTGCTGTTGGCCAACGCCCTGGGAAACGATAGTTTCTTTTCGGAAAAATCAATTCTTTTATTGGACAAGAATCTGGACAAACCCAATGATCGTACTTGGTGCTTTTGGGAAAAGGGCAAGGGTGAATTTGATCCCATTCTACATAAAACCTGGGATCATATTTTGGTAGCAGATGATACCTATTCCAAACGTATGCCCATATACCCTTACAGTTACAAGATGATCCGGGCAGAAAATTTTTACCAGGCCTACCGGACAAAAATAAATAGTCATGACAACATCACATTTTTGGAAGGCAATGTTGTCCGCATTGAGGAGAGGGACAACGAAATAATTGTCGACACTGATTCCCATACTTATATCGGCAAAAAGGTTTTCAATAGCATATTCGACTACAAACCCCTCTTACAACAAAAAAAATACCCTGTCCTACAGCAACATTTTATTGGATGGTTTATAAAATGTGACAAACCCGTTTTTGATAGTCAACAGGCCACTTTTATGGATTTTTCCATCCCTCAGAAAGGAAACACTAGATTTATGTACGTGCTCCCATTTTCTGAAACGGAGGCCCTGGTGGAGTACACCTTATTCTCCAAAAACCTGCTACCTACCCAAGAATATGAAGAGGCTATAAAAGACTATCTAAAAGATAATCTGGATTGCAACCATTACCAAATATTGGAGAAGGAAAAAGGAAACATTCCCATGAGCTGTTATAATTTCAATACTCACAACAGTAAGAACCTTATGCATATTGGGGTTGCCGGCGGATGGGCCAAGCCCAGTTCCGGCTACACCTTTATGAGGACACACCAAAAAACAAAGAACCTAATACCCTTTCTAAAAGAGAATAGACCCCTAAACACCTTCTTTAAAAAGGATCGTTTTTGGTTTTATGACCTTCTATTGTTGGATATTCTATTTAGGAATAACAAGAAGGGCCGATTAATCTTTGGACAATTGTTTAAAAATCGTACCCCACAAAAAATCTTTGCCTTTTTGGATGAAAAATCTACATTTAGGCAAGACCTAAACATTATTATGGCATGCCCGAAAAAAGAGTTTGTCCAAGCCTTTATCCGTAGGATATTCTTAATTTAA
- a CDS encoding thioredoxin family protein — MKNKLTILTLLYLFNFGYSNIYAQAKSGIQWISFEQLHDSLKAHPKKVFIDFYADWCAPCLKMDEVAFKDPEVVRKLNKDFYAVKMNVETTDTIVFGQQSFINKRANKPNPVHDIPLLLASRKNTPFTLPAMVFMDSNFNAQARYFQYLDAEQLLSILDNMP, encoded by the coding sequence ATGAAAAATAAGCTGACCATTTTAACTCTCCTCTACCTATTTAACTTTGGCTACAGTAATATTTATGCCCAAGCTAAAAGTGGGATACAATGGATCAGCTTTGAGCAATTGCACGATTCCCTTAAGGCCCATCCTAAAAAAGTATTTATCGATTTTTATGCCGATTGGTGCGCCCCGTGCCTAAAAATGGATGAAGTAGCTTTCAAAGACCCTGAGGTAGTCCGTAAACTCAACAAGGACTTTTATGCGGTGAAGATGAATGTGGAAACAACCGACACCATAGTTTTCGGGCAACAAAGTTTTATCAATAAAAGGGCCAACAAACCTAATCCCGTGCACGACATTCCGCTTCTTTTGGCCAGCAGAAAAAACACTCCCTTTACCCTACCCGCCATGGTTTTCATGGATTCCAATTTTAATGCCCAAGCACGTTATTTCCAATATCTGGATGCAGAACAATTGCTCTCAATACTTGACAATATGCCTTAA
- a CDS encoding FeoA family protein: protein MITTVAHLRRGQKGIIKEFTDGILPIKLLELGCLPGNEIELVQVAPLKDPIYINVNGTHIAIRRSMAALIELEIIEDSPL from the coding sequence TTGATTACAACGGTAGCACATTTAAGGCGAGGGCAAAAGGGAATCATCAAAGAATTTACCGATGGAATTCTTCCCATTAAACTATTGGAACTGGGTTGTTTGCCGGGCAATGAAATAGAACTGGTACAGGTAGCCCCCCTTAAAGATCCTATCTACATTAACGTTAACGGTACCCATATCGCCATTAGGCGTTCCATGGCCGCCCTAATAGAATTAGAAATTATTGAAGATTCCCCACTATGA
- a CDS encoding TonB-dependent receptor, whose amino-acid sequence MKNALLVILFLPLLNLYSQTGSLTGTVMSQGEVLPWATIQLKDTQLGTTTDEAGKYLLEAPFGTYTVVCKSIGYKSLEKVVTLNNSLPLQLNFQLDEDVMGLEQVVVTGTRTDKRRTDSPVIVNLINSKTLDNVVASNLSEGLRFQPGLRIETDCQTCNYTQLRINGLQGGYSQILINGRPIFSPLTGLYGMEQIPANMIERIEIVRGGVSALYGSSAIGGTVNVMTKIPRKNDYALTYTYQNMGNNSNDHLLVGNATVVNTKKNAGATFFVSKRDRETYDDNGDNFSELPQLKNNSFGTNFFYIPQENQKLEASISSINEYRYGGEIVDKPAHMAQQSEERTHNVLMGSLDYQINFNEEKSALILYYGGQYTDRDHYTGIIPDEEPQLSQFYSNPPYGISNVTTHQGGVQYNHRFNSFLGGKTVFTFGSEYVYDEVLDIIEAYNYKIDQTTRNLGGFAQNDWDITPDLNFLSGFRIDQHNLLDKAIISPRLSLLYKWKKETQLRLGWGTGFRAPQAFDTDLHIAFAGGGISRISLSDNLKEERSNSFTASVNYDKAREHFIAGFTLEGFYTHLNDAFYLFPLGEDQFGERFEKRNGSGATVKGITLETRANFDYLLQVDAGLTLQASQFDEAVENIEGLEAKREFLRTPNKYGYATFTYTPTKKFSASANIVYTGPMELVHFSGEGTGQAMDEYTSSSSFTELSIRLGYDFEFPNIDTGLEIFGGLKNLTNAYQNDFDLGKNRDSNYVYGPGAPRTVFVGLRIKSL is encoded by the coding sequence ATGAAAAATGCATTGCTGGTAATCCTTTTTTTACCACTTTTAAACCTTTATTCACAAACAGGCTCCTTAACAGGTACGGTCATGTCCCAAGGAGAGGTTCTGCCCTGGGCTACAATACAACTCAAGGATACCCAACTAGGCACTACTACCGATGAAGCCGGAAAGTATCTTCTTGAGGCTCCTTTTGGCACCTATACCGTGGTGTGTAAGAGCATAGGATACAAATCCCTGGAAAAAGTGGTTACGCTAAACAACTCCCTTCCCTTGCAATTAAATTTTCAACTGGATGAAGATGTTATGGGGCTGGAACAAGTGGTGGTAACGGGTACCCGAACCGACAAAAGACGGACAGACTCTCCCGTAATCGTAAATTTGATAAACAGTAAGACATTGGACAACGTTGTGGCAAGCAACCTGTCCGAAGGCCTTAGATTTCAACCTGGCCTCCGCATTGAAACCGATTGCCAAACCTGCAATTATACCCAATTGCGGATAAATGGGCTCCAAGGAGGATATTCCCAAATATTGATCAACGGGAGACCCATATTTAGCCCACTTACCGGCTTATATGGCATGGAGCAAATTCCAGCCAATATGATAGAACGTATTGAAATAGTCCGCGGTGGGGTCTCGGCCCTATATGGATCCAGCGCCATTGGCGGAACAGTAAATGTGATGACCAAGATTCCAAGAAAAAATGATTATGCACTTACCTACACCTATCAAAATATGGGCAACAATAGCAACGACCACCTTCTTGTTGGTAATGCCACTGTAGTCAACACCAAGAAAAATGCCGGCGCCACATTTTTCGTTAGTAAGCGGGACCGTGAAACCTATGATGACAACGGCGATAATTTTTCGGAGCTGCCACAACTAAAAAATAATTCCTTTGGCACCAACTTCTTTTATATACCACAAGAAAATCAAAAACTGGAAGCGAGTATAAGTAGTATTAATGAATACCGCTATGGGGGAGAAATAGTAGACAAACCCGCCCATATGGCACAACAGTCGGAAGAAAGGACCCATAATGTCCTAATGGGCAGTTTGGATTATCAAATCAATTTTAATGAAGAAAAAAGTGCTCTCATACTTTATTACGGCGGTCAATATACCGATCGCGATCATTATACCGGCATAATCCCTGATGAAGAACCCCAATTAAGCCAATTCTATTCAAACCCTCCCTATGGCATTTCCAATGTTACTACACATCAGGGGGGTGTACAGTACAACCATAGATTCAATTCCTTTCTGGGGGGCAAGACCGTATTTACCTTTGGTTCCGAGTATGTATATGACGAGGTATTGGATATAATTGAAGCCTATAATTATAAAATAGATCAGACCACAAGAAACCTTGGGGGATTTGCACAGAATGATTGGGACATAACTCCAGATCTGAATTTTCTTTCAGGGTTTAGAATAGACCAACACAACCTCCTGGACAAGGCCATCATAAGCCCAAGGCTCTCCCTACTGTACAAATGGAAGAAGGAGACACAATTAAGACTGGGCTGGGGTACCGGTTTTAGAGCACCCCAGGCTTTTGATACCGACTTGCACATAGCCTTTGCCGGAGGTGGTATTTCGCGCATATCACTTTCCGATAATTTAAAGGAAGAACGCTCCAACAGTTTTACGGCATCAGTGAATTATGACAAGGCTAGGGAACATTTTATTGCAGGTTTCACCTTGGAGGGATTTTATACCCACCTCAATGACGCCTTTTATCTCTTTCCCTTGGGAGAAGACCAATTTGGAGAACGTTTCGAAAAAAGAAACGGTAGCGGTGCCACTGTAAAAGGCATTACCTTGGAAACAAGGGCTAATTTTGATTATTTGCTTCAAGTTGATGCAGGCCTTACCCTTCAAGCGAGCCAGTTTGATGAAGCCGTGGAAAATATTGAAGGCCTGGAAGCCAAAAGGGAATTTCTAAGAACCCCCAATAAATACGGTTACGCTACCTTTACCTATACGCCCACCAAAAAATTTAGCGCCAGCGCCAATATAGTCTACACAGGCCCTATGGAACTGGTCCATTTTAGTGGGGAAGGAACTGGACAGGCTATGGATGAATATACCAGTTCCTCTTCCTTTACGGAACTTAGCATCAGACTTGGGTACGATTTTGAATTTCCCAATATTGATACTGGATTGGAGATTTTCGGAGGGCTAAAAAACTTGACCAACGCTTACCAGAACGATTTCGATCTGGGCAAAAACAGGGATAGTAACTACGTCTATGGCCCTGGGGCACCTAGGACCGTTTTTGTTGGATTAAGAATTAAATCATTGTAA
- a CDS encoding metal-dependent transcriptional regulator, producing MTRSEENYIKTIFHLGRKGTQEVATNAIAELMETKPSSVTDMIKRLSEKDLVNYKRYQGVSLTALGNKTALGIIRKHRLWEVFLVEKLDFSWDEVHEVAEQLEHIKSDKLIDSLDRLLAFPKFDPHGDPIPDKNGGFKERDRELLSEVPINTGGVCVGVKDSSATFLKFLDKNGIALGNQIKVMEIEEFDGSLNIEIDGRKMQISHVIASNLYIKANDEI from the coding sequence ATGACACGTTCGGAAGAAAATTATATTAAGACTATTTTTCATTTAGGAAGAAAGGGGACGCAGGAAGTAGCCACCAATGCCATTGCTGAATTAATGGAAACCAAACCTTCTTCGGTTACCGATATGATCAAGAGACTGTCCGAGAAGGATCTGGTAAACTACAAGCGCTACCAAGGGGTCTCATTGACTGCCTTGGGCAACAAAACTGCTCTGGGCATTATTAGAAAGCATAGGCTTTGGGAGGTATTCTTGGTGGAGAAGTTGGATTTTTCCTGGGATGAGGTGCACGAAGTAGCGGAACAGTTGGAGCACATAAAAAGTGATAAACTAATAGATAGTCTTGATAGGCTGTTGGCATTTCCAAAGTTTGATCCGCACGGAGATCCCATACCCGACAAGAATGGCGGATTTAAGGAAAGGGACAGGGAGTTGTTGAGTGAAGTCCCCATCAATACGGGAGGAGTATGTGTTGGCGTTAAGGACTCATCCGCAACCTTTTTAAAATTTTTGGATAAGAACGGCATAGCTTTGGGGAACCAGATAAAGGTAATGGAGATAGAGGAGTTCGACGGTTCGTTGAATATTGAGATTGATGGCAGGAAAATGCAAATTTCGCATGTCATTGCTTCCAATCTGTATATTAAAGCCAATGATGAAATATGA
- a CDS encoding carboxypeptidase-like regulatory domain-containing protein yields MNKRLITVLLFVLGFFYSQAQVITSVVKDSTTQQPIPYVTVQLSNRKGVITNEEGRFSLLLDSNTKETDSLFISCMGYEALGKPLNEFKENVILLSAKPIELNPVIVSNKQYSAEELIEQVKINIDRNYGNSITKKRVFFRDSYHQNLTKRDYTFKESTIEALNKKFLDSVLNSIPKKSSRYTEILGDFYGNFEKDNQKLSLIKASDLYDKQSELDLTSLEEKFNDILKKNIKPDSYFKIKSGLFGTKVDADEFLTFKTDSTDAEALKKELAEKKKKEEDRKKNFASFKKESLGKIMEKQFFLKDSDLNFINKNNRYLFKMIDFTYWDDDAVYILDFEPKRGADYKGRLYINADDFAIMRLDYENVKSLRTFNLLGISLDQYLDKGKMIFSKNEDGFYYLRYLEEEMGAKVGIKRPIKIIELNKRVKGRNKQNELHLKLDMASSGINKHELILFDTEDITEQEFNSIKENNTVLPTYMPNYDPEFWKGYNILEPNQAIKDFTAQVEID; encoded by the coding sequence ATGAATAAACGCTTAATTACTGTCCTTCTATTTGTTTTAGGATTTTTCTACAGTCAGGCCCAGGTTATCACCTCTGTTGTAAAAGACTCCACTACCCAACAACCTATCCCCTACGTCACCGTACAATTATCCAACAGAAAAGGGGTAATTACCAATGAGGAAGGCCGTTTTAGTTTACTCCTGGATTCGAACACCAAGGAAACCGATTCCCTTTTTATTTCATGCATGGGATACGAGGCCTTGGGCAAGCCATTGAACGAATTCAAGGAAAATGTCATTCTCTTAAGTGCAAAGCCCATAGAACTCAATCCTGTTATTGTAAGCAACAAACAATATTCCGCAGAAGAACTCATTGAACAGGTCAAAATCAATATCGACAGAAATTACGGGAACAGCATCACTAAAAAAAGAGTGTTTTTTCGGGATTCCTACCATCAAAACCTCACTAAAAGGGACTATACCTTTAAGGAGTCCACCATAGAGGCTCTCAACAAGAAATTTTTGGACAGCGTACTAAATTCCATCCCAAAAAAATCCAGTCGCTACACTGAGATCCTTGGTGACTTTTATGGCAATTTTGAAAAGGATAACCAAAAACTGTCCCTGATAAAGGCTTCGGACCTTTATGATAAGCAAAGTGAACTGGACCTGACTTCCTTGGAGGAAAAGTTCAATGACATTCTAAAGAAAAATATAAAGCCCGATTCCTATTTCAAAATTAAATCGGGCCTATTTGGCACCAAAGTGGACGCGGACGAATTTTTGACCTTTAAAACTGATTCTACCGATGCCGAGGCCCTAAAAAAAGAACTGGCAGAAAAGAAAAAAAAGGAAGAAGACCGCAAGAAGAATTTTGCTTCCTTTAAAAAGGAAAGTTTGGGAAAAATTATGGAAAAACAGTTCTTTCTTAAAGATTCCGACCTCAATTTCATCAACAAAAATAACCGCTACCTTTTTAAAATGATAGATTTTACATATTGGGACGATGATGCGGTGTATATTTTGGATTTTGAGCCCAAAAGGGGTGCAGACTACAAGGGTAGGCTCTATATCAATGCCGATGATTTTGCCATTATGCGTTTGGATTATGAGAACGTTAAATCTCTAAGGACTTTTAACCTTTTAGGGATTTCCTTGGACCAATATTTGGACAAGGGCAAAATGATCTTCTCGAAAAATGAAGATGGATTTTATTATTTGCGCTATTTAGAAGAAGAAATGGGTGCAAAGGTGGGAATAAAAAGACCTATAAAGATAATTGAACTAAACAAACGGGTAAAAGGTAGGAATAAGCAAAATGAACTTCATTTAAAATTGGATATGGCCAGCAGTGGTATTAATAAGCACGAACTAATCCTTTTCGATACCGAAGATATTACGGAACAAGAATTCAATTCCATTAAGGAAAATAATACCGTACTTCCCACCTATATGCCCAATTATGATCCGGAATTTTGGAAGGGCTATAACATCTTGGAACCCAATCAGGCCATTAAGGATTTTACGGCCCAAGTGGAGATTGATTAA
- a CDS encoding DUF2141 domain-containing protein — MKKYSWLLLFAFPFLGMSQYSLSVEVQGVKSSIGNINIAIYNRSQGFLKFEEVFKVDRIAAKEATTNFKIMDLPNGEYAVAIFHDENGNDKLDTNWLGIPKESVAFSNAKIKAFGPPSYKECAFNLNRDLDLKMEFN; from the coding sequence ATGAAGAAATATAGTTGGCTATTGTTGTTTGCGTTTCCTTTTTTGGGAATGTCCCAATACAGCCTATCTGTAGAAGTGCAAGGCGTCAAATCCTCTATTGGGAATATAAATATTGCCATTTACAATCGCTCTCAGGGTTTTTTAAAATTCGAGGAAGTTTTCAAGGTAGATCGGATTGCCGCCAAAGAGGCGACCACCAATTTCAAGATTATGGATCTTCCCAACGGGGAATACGCCGTTGCCATTTTTCATGACGAAAACGGTAACGATAAATTGGATACAAATTGGCTGGGAATCCCCAAGGAATCCGTTGCCTTCTCCAACGCCAAGATCAAGGCATTTGGACCTCCCAGTTATAAGGAGTGTGCTTTTAATTTGAACAGGGACTTGGATTTGAAGATGGAGTTTAATTAG